A window of the Streptomyces griseochromogenes genome harbors these coding sequences:
- a CDS encoding ADP-ribosylglycohydrolase family protein produces the protein MTAPSRTERAVGALLGSAVGDALGAPFEFGPEGAFSARFPYPGHGGEMCGGGGWDPGEATDDTQLAVLTAESLLERGGLDLPDVFRRFQRWAAADPKDIGLQTEAVLSSGAPWDTAAAEHFQVSQRAAGNGALMRAAPSAVRFARHGREATMDAARRLSALTHGDPAAWEGTAVLHELIRIALTGTDPLTAVPATLTALHPDHRDRYTTVLSPGWHPDLATEFNGAVWPCLGSALWALRTTRSYEEAVRAAIDLGGDTDTVAAVTGALAGAVYGSAAVPLRWAEAVHVPLPGFGGRILRAPDLRELGQRLA, from the coding sequence ATGACCGCCCCCTCGCGCACCGAACGCGCCGTCGGCGCCCTGCTCGGCTCAGCCGTGGGCGACGCCCTGGGAGCGCCCTTCGAGTTCGGTCCCGAAGGCGCCTTCTCGGCCCGCTTCCCGTATCCCGGGCACGGCGGCGAGATGTGCGGGGGCGGCGGCTGGGACCCCGGTGAGGCGACCGACGACACCCAACTGGCGGTCCTGACCGCCGAGTCGCTGCTGGAACGCGGCGGCCTGGACCTGCCGGACGTGTTCCGGCGCTTCCAGCGGTGGGCGGCGGCCGATCCGAAGGACATCGGCCTGCAGACGGAGGCGGTCCTGAGCAGTGGCGCTCCCTGGGACACGGCGGCGGCCGAGCACTTCCAGGTCAGCCAACGGGCGGCCGGCAACGGGGCGTTGATGCGGGCGGCCCCCTCGGCGGTCCGCTTCGCCCGCCACGGCCGCGAGGCCACGATGGACGCCGCCCGCCGTCTCTCCGCCCTCACCCACGGCGACCCCGCGGCCTGGGAGGGCACGGCCGTCCTCCACGAGCTGATCCGGATCGCCCTGACCGGAACGGACCCGCTCACCGCCGTACCGGCCACCCTGACCGCGCTCCACCCCGACCACCGCGACCGCTACACGACCGTCCTCTCCCCCGGCTGGCACCCGGACCTGGCCACAGAGTTCAACGGAGCGGTCTGGCCCTGCCTGGGCTCGGCGCTCTGGGCGCTGCGCACGACGAGGTCCTACGAGGAAGCGGTCCGCGCGGCGATCGACCTGGGCGGCGACACGGACACGGTGGCGGCGGTCACCGGGGCGCTGGCGGGAGCGGTGTACGGCAGCGCGGCGGTGCCGCTGCGCTGGGCGGAGGCGGTGCATGTGCCGTTGCCGGGGTTCGGGGGGCGGATACTGCGGGCGCCGGATCTGCGGGAGCTGGGTCAGCGGTTGGCGTAG
- a CDS encoding TetR/AcrR family transcriptional regulator, whose product MTTNADEAPKRARRRAPAGAAVLREDVTEAIRAAVFEELAAVGYARMSIEGIARRAGVGKTAVYRRWRSKLHLVLDVVSAMAVLGLPVPDTGSLEGDLRLLYEVTSRALRHPVASQIIPDLQAEAARNPDIAEAMQKALRDGQEGVASKIVAAAERRGEVRAGVDADLALDLISGPLYWRSVVIRSPKLPKGYLEKLARATAGALKAL is encoded by the coding sequence ATGACGACGAACGCCGACGAGGCCCCGAAGCGTGCGCGCCGCCGGGCCCCCGCCGGGGCCGCCGTGCTCCGGGAGGACGTGACCGAGGCCATCCGCGCGGCCGTCTTCGAGGAGCTGGCGGCCGTCGGCTATGCCCGTATGTCCATCGAGGGCATCGCGCGGCGGGCGGGCGTCGGCAAGACGGCGGTGTACCGACGCTGGCGCTCCAAGCTGCACCTGGTGCTGGACGTGGTGTCGGCGATGGCGGTACTGGGCCTTCCGGTGCCGGACACCGGCTCCCTGGAGGGCGACCTCCGCCTCCTGTACGAGGTCACCTCCCGCGCCCTGCGCCACCCCGTCGCCTCGCAGATCATTCCCGATCTGCAGGCGGAGGCGGCCCGCAATCCCGATATCGCGGAGGCCATGCAGAAGGCGCTGCGGGACGGGCAGGAGGGGGTTGCCAGCAAGATCGTGGCGGCGGCGGAGCGAAGGGGTGAGGTGCGGGCCGGGGTCGACGCCGATCTTGCACTGGATCTGATCTCCGGTCCGCTGTACTGGCGCTCGGTGGTGATCCGCTCCCCGAAGCTGCCGAAGGGATACCTGGAGAAGCTGGCACGCGCTACGGCGGGTGCGCTGAAGGCGCTGTGA
- a CDS encoding ABC transporter permease translates to MSQVLHTPPPTQVPADDDLAALAARHGLTVSGARPSLPEYVHQLWARRHFITAFATAKLTAQYSQAKLGQVWQVMNPLLNAAVYYFIFGVLLGTSKGVPDYIPFLVTGVFIWTFTQSSIMAGTRAISGNLGLVRALHFPRASLPISFCLQQLQQLLFSMTALVVIILSFGIPITPRWLLAIPALILQSVFNAGVSMIMARWGAKTPDIAQLMPFVLRTWMYVSGVMWSISKLTKKDNLPHIVTVLLETNPAAVYIDLMRYALIHSFHGKQLPPHVWAAATGWALLAGIGGFIYFWKAEETYGRG, encoded by the coding sequence GTGAGCCAGGTCCTCCACACACCGCCCCCGACCCAGGTCCCGGCCGACGACGACCTCGCGGCGCTGGCCGCCCGACACGGTCTCACGGTCAGCGGCGCCCGCCCCTCCCTGCCGGAGTACGTCCACCAGCTCTGGGCCCGCCGCCACTTCATCACCGCCTTCGCCACCGCCAAGCTCACCGCCCAGTACAGCCAGGCGAAGCTCGGCCAGGTCTGGCAGGTCATGAACCCGCTGCTGAACGCGGCGGTCTACTACTTCATCTTCGGCGTGCTCCTGGGCACCAGCAAGGGCGTGCCGGACTACATCCCCTTCCTGGTCACGGGCGTGTTCATCTGGACGTTCACGCAGAGCTCGATCATGGCGGGCACCCGCGCGATCTCGGGCAACCTCGGCCTGGTCCGCGCGCTGCACTTCCCGCGCGCCTCGCTGCCGATCTCCTTCTGTCTCCAGCAGCTCCAGCAGCTGCTGTTCTCGATGACCGCGCTGGTCGTGATCATCCTGTCCTTCGGCATCCCGATCACGCCCCGCTGGCTGCTCGCGATCCCCGCGCTGATCCTGCAGTCCGTCTTCAACGCGGGCGTGTCGATGATCATGGCTCGATGGGGCGCCAAGACCCCGGACATCGCCCAGCTGATGCCGTTCGTGCTGCGCACCTGGATGTACGTGTCCGGCGTGATGTGGAGCATCAGCAAGCTCACCAAGAAGGACAACCTGCCGCACATCGTCACGGTCCTGCTGGAGACCAACCCGGCCGCCGTCTACATCGACCTCATGCGGTACGCGCTGATCCACAGCTTCCACGGCAAGCAGCTGCCCCCGCACGTGTGGGCGGCAGCCACCGGCTGGGCCCTGCTCGCCGGGATCGGCGGCTTCATCTACTTCTGGAAGGCTGAGGAGACGTACGGCCGTGGCTGA